A stretch of Brassica rapa cultivar Chiifu-401-42 chromosome A08, CAAS_Brap_v3.01, whole genome shotgun sequence DNA encodes these proteins:
- the LOC103834495 gene encoding F-box/LRR-repeat protein 15, which translates to MSISIDQFENMCHRYPNATSVNVYGVPAVNALAMKAATTLRNLETLTIGNGHISENFFQILGECNSLRSVTISDAVLGSGGPQEIHLSHDRLHKLKIRQCSALRLSIRCPQLRSLSLKRSNMVLAMLHCPLLQHLDIASCHKLQDADIRSAVTSCPQLESLDVSNSSRLSNETLREIAQACAALHILNASYCSNISFESVHLPMLTVLKLRSCERITSASMTWIANSPALEVLELDNCNMLTSLALHLSCLQSLILLNCRKFVELNLQSTMLSSITIANCPALRRVTITSNALRRLGLKKQENLTTLVLNCQSLQEVDLSGCKSLSNTVCESFSDVGGCPLLKSLILDNCESLTEVRFCNSSLSSLSLVGCRAVTSLALKCPRIEEICLDGCDNLETAFFKPVALRSLNLEICPKLSVLSIEAPYMVSLDLKCFGGLSEASIICPLLTSLDASFCGQLRDDCLPAITASCPLIESLVLMSCSSIGSVGFSSLKGLQNLSVLDLSYTCLMNLEPIFKSCIQLKVLKLQACKDLTDSSLEPLYKEGALPALEELDLSYGTLCRTVIADLLACCTHLTHLSLNGCVNMHDLEHDWGSGESNQEPAETSTNRLLQNLSCVGCPNIRKVLIPPAARFNHLSSLNLSLCVNLKEVDLACSNLVLLNLSNCCSLEVLKLGCPRLSTLFLQSCKMDEAEVEAAISGCGSLETLDLRLCSKISSVSMVRLQTVCPSLKRVFSSPNLLQDQGFASNVFLYTTLSKLY; encoded by the exons atgagtaTTTCTATCGACCAAT TTGAAAACATGTGTCATCGCTATCCCAATGCCACTAGCGTGAATGTTTATGGCGTTCCTGCTGTTAACGCCCTGGCTATGAAAGCAGCTACCACTTTGAG GAATCTGGAGACCTTAACTATTGGAAACGGTCATATCAGTGAAAACTTTTTCCAGATATTGGGGGAGTGTAACAGCTTGAGGAGTGTGACCATAAGTGACGCTGTTTTGGGAAGTGGTGGTCCTCAGGAAATACACCTGAGTCATGATCGCCTACATAAACTTAAAATTAGACAATGCAGCGCTCTGCGTTTGTCTATCAG GTGTCCGCAGCTCCGGTCTTTATCATTAAAAAGAAGCAACATGGTACTGGCGATGCTTCACTGTCCACTCCTCCAACATCTTGACATAGCCTCGTGCCATAAGCTCCAAGATGCTGATATCCGTTCAGCTGTCACTTCGTGTCCTCAACTAGAGTCGCTCGATGTTTCTAACTCTTCCCGTCTCAGTAATGAAACTTTGCGTGAAATAGCCCAGGCTTGTGCTGCTCTCCATATTCTTAATGCTTCATACTGCTCCAATATATCTTTTGAG TCAGTACATCTCCCCATGTTGACGGTTCTCAAGCTTCGTAGCTGTGAGCGTATAACATCCGCGTCTATGACTTGGATTGCTAACAGTCCTGCGCTGGAG GTTTTGGAGCTTGATAATTGCAACATGTTGACATCTCTCGCGTTGCATCTCTCCTGCTTGCAAAGTTTAATCCTACTAAATTGCCGCAA ATTCGTAGAGCTGAACTTGCAAAGCACCATGCTTTCATCAATCACTATTGCAAACTGTCCAGCTCTTCGCCGAGTCACAATCACTTCCAACGCCCTACGA AGGTTAGGTCTCAAGAAACAGGAGAATTTGACAACATTAGTTCTGAACTGCCAGTCCTTGCAAGAAGTGGATCTCTCTGGTTGTAAATCACTGTCCAACACTGTATGTGAATCATTTAGTGATGTTGGTGGATGCCCATTGCTGAAGTCATTGATTCTTGACAACTGTGAG AGCTTAACAGAAGTGAGATTCTGCAACTCATCGTTATCTAGTCTGTCCCTTGTTGGCTGTCGTGCTGTTACTTCTCTTGCGTTGAAGTGCCCTCGCATAGAGGAGATCTGTTTGGACGGATGTGATAATCTTGAAACTGCATTCTTCAAGCCT GTTGCGCTCCGGTCTCTAAATCTAGAAATATGCCCAAAACTGAGTGTGCTCAGCATAGAAGCGCCTTACATGGTGTCCCTTGACTTGAAATGTTTCGGTGGACTGTCTGAAGCATCCATCATTTGTCCTTTATTAACATCCTTAGATGCGTCTTTCTGCGg TCAACTGAGGGATGACTGTCTGCCTGCAATCACTGCTTCTTGTCCACTAATCGAGTCACTGGTGCTAATGTCGTGCTCTTCTATTGGCTCTGTTGGCTTTTCTTCCTTGAAAGGCCTCCAAAATTTGTCTGTTCTTGATTTGTCGTATACTTGCTTGATGAATCTGGAGCCCATCTTCAAGTCATGTATTCAACTGAAG gtACTCAAACTACAGGCCTGCAAAGATCTTACTGACTCATCATTGGAGCCTCTATACAAAGAAGGTGCATTACCCGCACTTGAAGAGTTGGACCTGTCTTATGGAACTCTCTGTCGGACTGTGATAGCTGATCTACTTGCCTGCTGCACACACTTGACCCATTTGAGCTTGAACGGCTGTGTTAACATGCATGACCTTGAACATGATTGGGGTTCTGGTGAGAGTAATCAAGAACCAGCTGAAACAAGTACCAACCGGTTGCTACAAAACCTCAGCTGTGTGGGATGCCCCAATATCAGAAAAGTATTGATACCGCCTGCAGCTCGGTTTAATCATTTATCATCACTGAACCTTTCGCTATGTGTCAATTTAAAGGAGGTTGATCTCGCTTGTTCCAACCTCGTCTTACTTAATCTAAG CAACTGTTGCTCTCTGGAAGTACTGAAGCTTGGCTGTCCAAGATTGTCTACTCTCTTTCTTCAG TCTTGTAAAATGGATGAAGCAGAAGTTGAAGCAGCTATATCAGGATGCGGCTCATTAGAGACACTGGATCTCCGTTTATGTTCAAAG ATATCCTCGGTGAGCATGGTGAGGCTCCAAACAGTGTGCCCTAGTTTGAAGCGCGTCTTTAGCAGTCCTAATCTTTTGCAAGACCAGGGTTTTGCATCGAATGTTTTCTTATATACAACTCTCTCTAAATTATACTAA
- the LOC103834497 gene encoding pentatricopeptide repeat-containing protein At4g33170 gives MQASLKAIPFSFHRPPRFYYLLSSHSLSPFRLTSPSPFSSSSASSQWFGFLRDAISSSDLRLGKCTHARILTSEENPERFLINNLITMYSKCGSLNYARRVFDKMPERDLVSWNSILAAYAQSSEHVIDSTEEGFVLFRVLRQNVVFTSRMTLAPLLKLCLCSGYVWASEAVHGYAFKIGLDSDEFVAGALVNIYLKFGMVKEGRVLFEEMPEKDVVLWNLMLKAYLDMGFKEDAVELSSAFHKSGLHPNGITLRLLDRVSGDDSEGGQVNGNDASEIRSKNQILTKYLQGSQYSSLLQCFADMVESNLECDSVTFVLVLSTAVRLDSLALGKQVHSMALKLGFDLMLTVANSLINMYCKLRKVGYARTVFNSMSERDLISWNSVISGFAQSGLEVEAVCLFMELLRCGLTPDHYTMTSVLKSTSSLSLNKQVHVHAIKTNNVGDSFVSTALIDAYSRNKCMKEAEVLFSRNSLDLVACNAMMSGYTQSNDGDKTLKLFALMHKQGDRSDDFTLATVLKTCGSLFAMNQGKQVHAYAIKSGYDLDLWVSSGVLDMYVKCGDMKAAHFAFNCIPVPDDVAWTTMISGCIENGEEERAFHVYSQMRLMGVLPDEFTIATLAKASSCLTALEQGRQIHANALKLNCSGDPFVGTSLVDMYAKCGSIDDAYSLFKRIEMRNIAAWNAMLVGLAQHGEGKEALQLFEQMRSLGIKPDKVTFIGVLSACSHSGLVSEAYKQIKSMDRDYGIKPEIEHYSCLADALGRAGLVREAEKLIESMSLEASASMYRALLAACRVQGDTETGKRVATKLLELEPSDSSAYVLLSNMYAAASKWTEVKLARTMMRGQNVKKDPGFSWIEVKNKIHLFVVDDMSNPQAELIYEKVRDVIRDIKQEGYVPETDYTLVDVEEEEKERALYYHSEKLAVAFGLMSTPPATPIRVIKNLRVCGDCHNAMKYIAKVYGREILLRDANRFHRFKDGKCSCGDFW, from the coding sequence ATGCAAGCAAGCCTCAAAGCCATCCCTTTCTCCTTCCACAGACCTCCCAGATTCTACTATCTCCTCTCTTCTCATTCTCTCTCCCCTTTTCGTCTCACTTCTCCTTcgccattttcttcttcttctgcttcctCACAATGGTTCGGCTTTCTACGCGATGCCATCTCTTCCTCGGACTTGAGGCTCGGGAAATGCACGCACGCACGTATCCTAACCTCCGAAGAAAACCCAGAACGTTTCTTAATCAACAACCTCATCACAATGTACTCAAAGTGCGGATCACTCAATTACGCTCGCAGAGTGTTCGATAAAATGCCTGAAAGAGACCTAGTCTCCTGGAACTCGATTTTAGCTGCCTATGCCCAGTCTTCCGAACATGTTATCGACAGCACCGAAGAGGGTTTTGTTCTTTTCCGGGTTTTACGACAGAACGTTGTGTTCACCAGTCGAATGACTCTGGCTCCTCTGTTGAAACTCTGTTTGTGTTCTGGATATGTGTGGGCTTCAGAGGCAGTTCATGGGTATGCTTTCAAAATCGGTTTGGACAGTGATGAGTTTGTTGCCGGAGCTCTTGTTAATATATATCTGAAGTTTGGTATGGTTAAGGAAGGTAGGGTTTTGTTTGAGGAGATGCCTGAGAAAGATGTGGTGTTATGGAACTTGATGTTGAAGGCTTATCTTGATATGGGTTTTAAAGAAGACGCAGTTGAACTCTCTTCTGCATTCCATAAAAGTGGCTTGCATCCCAATGGAATCACTTTGCGTTTACTTGATAGAGTTTCTGGTGATGATTCTGAAGGAGGACAAGTGAATGGTAATGATGCTTCAGAAATACGATCCAAGAACCAGATATTAACAAAGTATCTCCAGGGAAGTCAGTACTCATCTCTTCTCCAATGTTTTGCGGATATGGTTGAGTCCAACTTGGAATGTGACAGTGTCACATTTGTTTTGGTGTTATCTACAGCTGTTAGGTTAGATAGTTTAGCATTAGGGAAGCAAGTTCATTCTATGGCATTGAAGTTAGGTTTTGATTTGATGCTCACTGTGGCGAATAGTCTAATAAACATGTACTGTAAGCTGAGAAAAGTCGGCTACGCTAGGACTGTTTTTAACAGTATGAGTGAACGAGATTTGATTTCGTGGAACTCAGTTATCTCCGGGTTTGCTCAAAGTGGCCTAGAAGTGGAAGCAGTGTGTCTGTTTATGGAGCTCTTACGTTGTGGCCTCACACCAGACCATTATACCATGACCAGTGTTCTAAAATCAACTTCTTCTCTCTCGTTGAATAAACAAGTTCATGTTCATGCAATTAAAACTAATAACGTTGGTGACAGTTTTGTCTCTACTGCTCTGATAGACGCCTACTCTCGGAACAAGTGTATGAAAGAGGCAGAGGTTTTATTCTCGAGGAATAGTTTAGATCTCGTCGCTTGTAATGCCATGATGTCTGGTTACACCCAGAGTAATGACGGCGACAAGACTCTGAAGCTCTTTGCTTTGATGCATAAACAGGGAGATAGGTCTGATGATTTCACGCTTGCAACGGTGCTTAAGACATGTGGTTCCTTGTTTGCAATGAACCAAGGAAAGCAAGTCCATGCTTATGCGATCAAATCAGGATACGATTTAGATCTATGGGTCAGCAGTGGAGTGTTGGATATGTACGTTAAATGTGGAGATATGAAGGCAGCACATTTTGCTTTCAATTGCATTCCTGTGCCAGACGATGTTGCTTGGACGACTATGATCTCAGGATGCATAGAAAACGGAGAAGAAGAGCGAGCTTTTCATGTTTATAGCCAGATGAGACTCATGGGAGTGTTACCTGATGAGTTTACAATAGCCACACTTGCGAAAGCAAGTTCTTGTTTAACAGCATTAGAACAGGGGCGTCAGATTCATGCAAATGCCCTCAAGCTGAACTGCTCAGGTGATCCTTTCGTTGGAACTTCACTTGTGGACATGTATGCTAAATGTGGAAGCATAGACGACGCTTATTCTTTGTTTAAACGGATTGAAATGAGGAACATCGCCGCCTGGAACGCAATGTTAGTAGGATTAGCTCAACATGGGGAAGGCAAAGAAGCGCTCCAGCTTTTTGAACAGATGAGATCTTTGGGTATAAAACCTGATAAGGTCACGTTTATCGGCGTTCTCTCTGCTTGTAGTCACTCAGGTTTAGTATCCGAGGCATACAAGCAGATCAAGTCAATGGATCGAGACTACGGCATTAAACCTGAAATAGAACACTACTCTTGTTTAGCTGACGCGCTTGGCCGTGCTGGACTTGTCCGAGAGGCTGAGAAACTGATTGAATCAATGTCCCTGGAAGCTTCAGCGTCAATGTACAGAGCTCTTCTTGCAGCTTGCAGAGTTCAAGGGGACACAGAGACAGGGAAGAGAGTGGCCACTAAGCTTTTGGAGCTAGAGCCATCGGATTCATCAGCTTATGTGCTTTTATCCAACATGTACGCTGCTGCTTCCAAATGGACTGAGGTGAAACTTGCCAGGACGATGATGAGAGGACAGAACGTGAAGAAAGACCCGGGGTTCAGTTGGATCGAGGTGAAAAACAAGATCCATCTGTTCGTTGTGGACGATATGTCAAACCCTCAAGCCGAGTTGATATACGAGAAAGTTAGAGATGTGATCAGAGACATCAAACAAGAAGGGTATGTTCCTGAGACGGATTACACACTTGTGGATGTggaggaagaggagaaagagAGGGCATTGTACTATCACAGCGAGAAGCTGGCTGTTGCTTTCGGGCTTATGAGCACTCCTCCAGCCACACCGATCCGTGTCATAAAGAATCTTCGCGTCTGTGGAGATTGCCACAATGCGATGAAGTATATAGCGAAAGTGTATGGTAGAGAGATTTTACTGAGAGATGCAAACCGGTTTCACAGGTTCAAGGATGGTAAATGCTCATGTGGTGATTTTTGGTAG
- the LOC103834496 gene encoding uncharacterized protein At4g33100, which translates to MGLLKKKDSTSTRSSTSPCADLRTAYHNCFNKWYSEKFVKGQWDKEECVAEWNKYRECLSENLDGKILTRMLEVDSELNPTKQADSKESSR; encoded by the exons ATGGGCTTGTTGAAGAAAAAGGATTCAACTTCAACTCGCTCCTCTACCTCTCCCTGCGCAGATTTGCGAACTGCTTACCACAACTGCTTCAATAA ATGGTACTCAGAGAAGTTTGTTAAAGGGCAATGGGATAAAGAAGAGTGTGTTGCTGAGTGGAATAAGTACAGAGAATGTCTCTCG GAGAATTTAGATGGTAAAATTCTCACTCGCATGTTGGAGGTTGATAGTGAGCTGAATCCAACAAAGCAAGCTGATTCAAAAGAATCCAGTCGATGA
- the LOC103834499 gene encoding aminopeptidase M1, with protein sequence MDKFKGQPRLPKFAVPKRYDLRLIPDLIACTFTGTVSIDVDIVADTRFIVLNAADISVNDDSVSFTPLTSSKALAAPKVDLFEEDEILVLEFAEILPHGVGVLQLGFSGILNDKLKGFYKSTYEHNGEKKNMAVTQFEPADARKCFPCWDEPACKATFKITLEVPTELVALSNMPIMDEKVDGNVKVVSYQESPIMSTYLVAIVVGLFDYVEDHTSDGIKVRVYCQVGKADQGKFALHVGAKTLDLFKEYFAVPYPLPKMDMIAIPDFAAGAMENYGLVTYRETVLLYDEQHSAASNKQRVAIVVAHELAHQWFGNLVTMEWWTHLWLNEGFATWVSYLAIDSLFPEWKIWTQFLDESTDGLRLDGLEESHPIEVEVNHVAEIDEIFDAISYMKGASVIRMLQSYLGAEVFQKSLAAYVKKHAYSNAKTEDLWSALEGESGEPVNKLMSFWTKQTGYPVVSAKIKDGKLELEQSRFLSSGSPGEGQWIVPVTVCCGSYDMRKNFLLESKSGVYDLKELFGCSIADGAWIKINVDQAGFYRVKYDDTLAAGLRNATENQSLTSIDRYGILDDSFALSMARQQSLASLLTLITGYKKELDYTVLSNLIVISYKVVKISADANLELMSEIKQLFIGVFQFAAGKLSWEPKQGESHLDAMLRGEVLTALAVFGHDETLKEATRRFDAFLADRNTSLLPPDLRRAAYVAVMQRANKSDKSGYESLLRVYRETEMSEEKTRILGSLACCPDPSIVQDVLTFVLSDEVRNQDALYGLYDVSWEGREVAWKWLQEKWEYIEETWGSGFLITRFISALVSPFASFEKAKEVEEFFATRSKPSMARTLKQSIERVHINANWVESIRKEDNLTQLVAHLSSN encoded by the exons ATGGATAAGTTCAAAGGTCAACCTCGTCTCCCTAAGTTCGCCGTCCCAAAACGATACGATCTCCGTCTCATTCCCGATCTCATCGCCTGTACTTTCACCGGAACAGTCTCCATCGATGTAGATATTGTCGCGGATACTCGCTTCATTGTTCTCAACGCAGCTGATATCTCAGTCAATGATGATTCCGTCTCCTTCACGCCTCTTACCTCCTCTAAG GCCCTTGCAGCTCCGAAAGTTGATCTCTTTGAAGAGGATGAGATTCTGGTGCTCGAGTTTGCTGAGATTCTTCCCCATGGAGTTGGAGTTCTACAACTTGGGTTCAGTGGTATACTTAATGACAAACTGAAAGGATTCTACAAAAG TACCTATGAACATAATGGTGAAAAGAAGAATATGGCAGTTACTCAGTTTGAACCAGCTGATGCTAGGAAATGCTTCCCTTGCTGGGATGAACCTGCTTGCAAG GCTACCTTCAAGATCACACTAGAGGTGCCTACTGAATTAGTGGCTCTCTCTAATATGCCCATTATGGACGAGAAAGTTGATGGGAATGTGAAAGTTGTCTCTTATCAAGAGTCACCAATTATGTCTACATATTTGGTAGCCATTGTTGTTGGTTTGTTTGACTACGTGGAAGATCATACATCCGATG GGATCAAAGTGAGAGTGTACTGTCAAGTGGGCAAAGCTGACCAAGGGAAATTTGCATTGCATGTTGGTGCAAAAACTTTGGATCTGTTCAAAGA GTACTTTGCTGTGCCATATCCTCTTCCCAAAATGGATATGATTGCGATACCGGACTTTGCTGCTGGAGCTATGGAGAATTATGGTTTAGTTACATACCGTGAAACAGTTCTTCTCTATGATGAGCAACATTCAGCAGCTTCTAACAAACAGAGA GTTGCAATTGTAGTTGCCCATGAACTGGCCCACCAGTGGTTTGGTAATCTTGTCACTATGGAGTGGTGGACTCATCTATGGCTGAATGAGGGTTTTGCTACTTGG GTCAGCTACTTGGCTATTGATAGTTTGTTCCCTGAATGGAAAATCTGGACTCAGTTTCTAGACGAATCTACTGATGGTCTGAGGCTTGATGGGCTTGAGGAGTCTCACCCTATAGAG GTGGAGGTTAATCATGTTGCTGAAATTGATGAAATATTTGATGCAATAAGCTACATGAAGGGTGCATCTGTCATCCGCATGCTACAAAGCTATCTTGGTGCTGAAGTTTTTCAG AAGTCGCTTGCTGCATACGTAAAGAAACACGCTTACTCAAACGCAAAGACAGAAGACCTATGGTCTGCTTTGGAAGGAGAATCAGGAGAACCTGTGAACAAGCTCATGAGTTTTTGGACAAAACAAACAGGATATCCTGTTGTCTCAGCCAAAATCAAAGATGGGAAACTGGAACTTGAGCAG TCTCGTTTCTTGTCAAGTGGTTCTCCTGGGGAAGGACAATGGATTGTGCCAGTAACCGTGTGTTGTGGTTCATATGACATGCGCAAAAACTTCTTGTTGGAATCCAAATCTGGAGTGTATGATCTAAAGGAGTTATTTGGCTGCTCCATTGCTGATGGTGCATGGATAAAAATCAATGTCGATCAGGCTGGATTCTACAGGGTGAAATATGATGACACCCTTGCCGCTGGACTCAGAAATGCAACAGAGAACCAAAGCTTGACCTCTATTGATAGATATG GTATTTTGGATGATTCTTTTGCACTTTCTATGGCTCGTCAGCAGTCTCTGGCCTCTTTGCTCACTTTGATTACTGGTTACAAGAAGGAACTTGACTATACTGTTCTGTCAAACCTCATTGTT ATAAGCTACAAAGTTGTGAAGATTTCAGCAGATGCAAATCTAGAACTCATGTCTGAGATTAAACAACTTTTCATCGGTGTTTTCCAGTTTGCTGCTGG GAAACTAAGTTGGGAGCCAAAACAAGGGGAGAGCCATCTAGATGCTATGCTGAGAGGGGAAGTTCTAACTGCACTTGCTGTGTTTGGGCATGATGAGACACTAAAGGAAGCAACTCGGAGATTTGATGCATTCTTAGCTGATAGGAACACTTCACTTCTGCCTCCTGACCTTAGAAGA GCTGCTTATGTTGCTGTAATGCAGAGAGCCAACAAGTCAGACAAGTCTGGTTACGAGTCTCTTCTGAGAGTTTATAGGGAAACAGAAATGAGCGAGGAGAAAACAAGAATCCTAG gttcTTTAGCATGTTGCCCTGACCCCAGTATTGTTCAAGATGTTCTTACCTTTGTATTGTCTGATGAG GTCCGTAATCAAGATGCACTTTATGGGCTCTACGATGTAAGTTGGGAAGGACGTGAAGTAGCCTGGAAATGGCTGCAAGAGAAGTGGGAGTACATTGAGGAGACATGGGGTTCCGGATTTCTCATAACACGCTTCATAAGTGCACTTGTATCTCCG TTTGCCTCGTTTGAGAAAGCGAAAGAAGTGGAGGAGTTTTTTGCAACGAGATCAAAGCCTTCTATGGCAAGAACCTTGAAGCAGAGCATTGAAAGGGTTCATATTAATGCTAATTGGGTGGAGAGTATCAGGAAGGAAGACAATCTCACTCAGCTAGTTGCTCACCTCTCTTCAAACTAA